ggggagatactCTTCAAATTGTCAGATGGAGGTATGTTTCCCAagttcagtacatgtacaatccaAAAACACACCCATCATTCAGGATCTCTAGGGAATATACTTAGCCAATTACCTTTATTCCGATGCAGTGAAAGTACCGGTACTTCTAAAGCATAAAGATATTTCCCATGTTATCAACCTCATAATTATagaattttcagatgaaaagtaAACCGATATTTTTGGATTACATTGTGAAAAAATTACCCATTTAGCCAGCATGTACCCATATACCcattacccccacccccaccccagtaGGGAGAGGGGTAGAGGttgtgtgtaataataataataataataattctttattgtaTCCTTATCCAAATCTGGACATGAGACCTATTCACAATTAAGACAGAAAATAACATGACATTATGTAAAAATAGATAACAGTACAGAGatgaacaaagaaaatacatCCTAGCAGGGTGTTAAAAATggctaatttttaaaaatatttctgtatttgttttctCGAGGCAGCTGACAGTGTACCACTCTCTAACTTTGAaacgtgtatgtgtatttagccacttctttaattatattctcatttttactgttcattatattttatttttaattttcctGTGTCTGTCAAACCTGGGGGCCATATTTTAAAGTGTGCTAATACTGATTTTCTTTCATCTGTGAACATTTtccatattaaaataaaatgttgctCATCTTCAATTTCATTGGTTTGGCACATGGGGCATGttctactgtagtgtagtgtatattAGTTTAAATTAATTAGTCAAGGATGGAGAGGAACACAACTTGTTTGTGACTTTCAAAATAACAGTGCTTACTTACTACGTGAAAACAGAACTGGGTACAGTACTACtatacatattataaaatatactatCAATGTACAAATCACTAAACAATACTGATATTCCTTGTAATATGTATGTTCAAGGTTGTTCATTTTCTGAATCACCAGGTTAGAGGAGCTCCTGCTATTGCAATTGTTGGAGTCTTGTCACTAGCAGTGGAACTTAAACCAAAGCAGTTTGATTCAAAAGAAGAACTCAAGAAAATAATACACGAGAAGTTAGAGTACTTAAAGACAGCTAGACCCACAGCTGTAAATATGACTGAAGCAGCTAACAGGTTATCTAAATTGATACACTTAATATGTGATGATCCATCATCAACTGCAGACAGTGTTAAAGAAAGGTAAGGTTCCAGAAATTTGCTTGTCTCGGTCATAAAGCTTCTTTGTGCATGCATGTTTACCAATAGTCTAGAGGTTATCCATTGCTTTGAATCTCATCTCACATCTCACTCAATGAGttgctgagatgaaatttcaaattcaaatgaagccacccacacagtcattaacatcgtGTCTTTgtttaatcaatcacagaattctatccaatgataagttagtgtttattggggaaAGTAACACAATGTCGCAATTTATTgacaaattttacatttgtcAAATCAGGAtgctacatatatatgtacttatagactgtttacatcattctaatgGTTTGGGGATTGACAACTTTCAGTTAATGATATCTCAATGAGCCAGACAGGTTGAAGGGAGATCtttcagattcaaagccatTGATGGCCTCTACACTATTAACTCAACCACATTTGTGTTATTCAAACAGATGTGTTGATTAATTaatgtgtattatgtatatgcatTTTGCTTACTGCCTTTGGGAAGTGTTTCTCGAATTTCCCTGATAATCTAATTTATTCCATTCTTGCCAaatttgccatatgaaagcttgttccatAGTCACTTTGAAATAACGAAAGTAAAGCATTaatcatcttgttttcaaagaaaccaacaatcttttatttttccatagAGTTATTTtaatagagggactgtgttttaatacagtatttgGCTAACATTTTGGATTCTGGAATGAgtcaatttaaatataattttgaactTGTTTAACAAATTTGAATGTTGACCCCTGATTTTGTTTAGGCATGCACTGACTTAAGTTGGAAAATGAGGCCTCAATTACCATTCTGgtaaaccagagctgatatGTCTTCTGTGACACTGCAAAATCTCTTGGCAGTGAGTCTAGGACAGTGCCGTacaagaggctgtggtttacgatgatgtCAATTACAGACTGCTGAATATACAACCCtaacatttatttgtgtatCACCACCAGGTATATACAGGAAGCTGTGGCTATGCTAGCCAAAGACGTAGCTGATAATAAAAGTATGGGACATTATGGAGCACAGGATATTCTACAACGATGCAGTCAGGAGAAAGTACGCCTCCTAACTCACTGTAACACTGGTTCTCTAGCCACAGCTGGCTATGGTACTGCTTTAGGTATGGTAAATAGATTTCAACATATAACTTTTTTATACTGGAAGGTAAAACTTATACCTGTCTTGCTCAGATATTTCATTGGGGTTTCCTATCTACACTGCTTCTGTTACCTGGGTACCCACCTAAATTGTGGTACATACGTGGCATGGTTAAATGTGGAAGAAGTTACCTACTTTACTCTCTATTTGGGTTTCCCACCTAAATTATGGTATAAAGTATAGGAagtctatgcaagttttaccagatttactcCTGGTATCAGTGATTCTCAGACCATAGCATGataaaaactgtaaattttgaCATAGCATGTTTTTCATTTGCCCATCAATTGTGATGTTCATCCAGATAGATTGCCAAAATATATTTGCAAAGTCACAATTTTTGAAGTCACAATTTTTGACGTGTGCTACTTTTCTCTCCTATGGATAATAATAACTCCACCTGCCTTGCTGTCCTATTGGAAACTATGGCAAGAtttcatttatacaatatatgtaataaacaATAGCACTCTGAATTGTTTTAATCAACTATGGGTTTGGATTACTGTTATCTTATCAGGCATGGGAATTATGGGGAATAAATACcgaaattcttttgtttttgagcTCTTTAGTATGTGAATATTtaaatgtacgccctcccagcccataatggacgaaagcaaactttgaacgacataatgggcgaggcgacagccgagcccattatggagtgcaaagtttgcttgagtccattatggactgggagggcgtacattattgttattattttatagttttgccaattccagtgaatttgtagaccgagaaacacaaaacaacgtataatatacacagcgctgaacatcgtctgccatgttcggcccggaagctgaatactaatcatagcgacacacgtacatacacgtacacacatatacacttcaatgaactgctgtgaacacaaatttgtttcattttaatttcaatctttttaaaaatattcttatggtgtttacctcataatttccctgttcttaaatacccacacctttattgccttacggaataagcttgtattgttatgctcgttccggggccgcgatgcccaataatggagtacattatcagtaataatgtacagcgatgacgtcacaaaattcactggaattggtaatgctataatataattccCAATATTGTGCCAAGTGAATAGTGCCCTCTAGCAGCCTATATTGCAACCTAGTGGTATTCCCTATACTGAACCATGCTAACAGCCACAGTTTTGCCAAGAGACTGATTATCACTGTCAAATCTTCATATAAACCTGAAATTGGCCTTACTTTTTATTCTCTGTTTTGTAGGTGTGATCAGAGCGGTAAATGACTTAGGTAAATTAGAGAGAGCATACTGCACTGAGACCAGACCGTACAACCAGGGGTCCAGACTAACAGCGTATGAATTGGTGCATGACAAAATACCAGCCACTTTAATAGCTGACAGCgcagttgccatggcaatgaaGGAGAAGGAATTGTCAGGTACAATGAACAAAATCATTTCATCATGTTTAGTTGATGATAAATCTTTGTATATGACACATGATAATGCACGTTTTTGTTTTAAACGTTTCCAAAATGTGTTAAAATGCAGTACATTTGTTACTCATTGCCTGGATTTATAATGGATTTCAAGAGAATAAAATTGTTGCCAGCCCAAAATATTTGTGTCAAGAAATATTTTTGATGggcatatattatattttccaGCTGTTGTTGTGGGAGCAGATAGAGTGGTTGCCAATGGCGACACTGCTAATAAAATCGGAACCTACCAGCTGGCCATCTCAGCAAAGCATCATGGGATACCATTCTACATAGCCGCCCCAACCACTTCCATAGATCTGAGTTTATCCAATGGTAAAGATATCGTCATAGAGGAACGTTCACACAAAGAATTGACAATGACGAAAGGATTTCAAGTAGCACCACCaggtatattttttaattaatttaccTCCCTAACCATGTCACTATCTctcccccccacccccttttCAGTGTGATTTCCAAATCATTCTTCATATTTAGTGTTATTTGACCAATGAACACTCTAACTGATGATGTTGAACACATAATCTGATGATGTTAAGCACCAAAATTGAAGATGTTATACACATCAACTGAATACCCCAGTGTATTGAACCACATAAACTGATGACGATACTTCAACAATACTCTTACTAGCTGAGACATTTCCACAACTTTAGAGTTCAATCCATGAATGATGAATAACAGAATTTCTCTTTTTCGCCAGACATTACTTGTTGGAATCCAGCATTTGATGTGACACCTGGTGAACTCATTACTGGTGGTATCATCACAGAACATGGTGTCTTTAAACCAGACGAACTGAAGGAAAAACTAGAAAAACGCACAGTAAAGAAACAGAAAACATCATAGTGATGATGCAGTGCTGAAACAACACATGAAGAGcacatactttttaaaaaaattctctgTAGCTGCCAGACAAtgaacaatgatgatgatgatgatgatgatgatgttggtgttgatgatgatgatgttgatgatgatgacaatgacgatgatgatgacgatgacgacaaTGACGGCAACAACAACAGTGATATTAACAAAGTGATGATGATTCGATTGAATCTTCCTACATTATTTTGACACTATATCGTAATTAACCTTATTCAAATACCAAATTGTCTTGATAGgggtgatgtgaagctattacaaggttaccactgattggataacatacatatacattatcgCTCATTAACAATACAGTCTACAGATAtgcttgtttcctttgttttcaaaccaatcagaatgaatcTTATTAAGCTGtgcttgtttcctttgttttcaaaccaatcaaaatgaaccTACCAAAACTGtgcttgtttcctttgttttcaaaccaatcagaatgaacctacCAAAACTGTGCTTGTTTCCtgtgttttctaaccaatcagaatgaacctacCAAAACTGTGCTTGTTTCCTTTATTTTCTTACCAATCATAATGAACCTACCAAAACTGTGCTTGTTTCCtgtgttttctaaccaatcagaatgaacctacCAAAACTGtgcttgtttcctttgttttcaaaccaatcagaatgaacctacCAAAACTGCTTGTTTCCTTTATTTTCTTACCAATCATAATGAACCTACCAAAACTGTGCTTGTTTCCTTTATTTTCTAACCAATTATAATGATCCTATAAAAAAACCTGTGCTTCTTTCCTGTGTTTTctaatcagaatgaaccttataacATGCTTCACATTAACTGACTAGATATGTAGTTGTCAGTGGTTTCATAGTGCTATCAGTTTTGTAGCAACAGCACCTACTCTCAAAGTCAAACAAACTTATAAACTACACTTTAATACAATATAAGTAACTAGGGGTGCCGGGTGGTAAACCATCTTTATGTAAACTACACTTATAATATAAGTaactgggggagggggggggggggtgttaaccatctttatatcaattttatgGTGTTCAGTCTTTTGCATGGGTTATTTTTTTAGGGTCATTGATATTTGCCAATATTATCTGACTGAAATGTAATAGTACATTTTACAAGACTAGATTGTCTTTCACATCAACTACAGTATTACTACGTTATGTTTGGACTAAAGGTGAGGTAGGAAAGTAGATTTAGAGACAAAACAGAATTATAATGTACAGACACTGTGCCTTTGATTTTTGACAAGAAGTGAAGTATACATGTAGAGATTAAAGCATGTTTTGGGCATAACAGAAAATAGCTCAGAGACTTAACTATCTGACTCAACAACTAGAGTTCTGGTGAACAACATATTTATGACAGACAGCCAAGTCTTTAAGCTATTGGTAAAAAGGACTGGGGTAAAGCAATATATAAACAGAGCACAATTGAAGGGGCCTTTTAATTTTCTCTACtcaaatttgaataatgtcaGAGTAACAAATTAATGCAAAATAGCCTCAAATTTAGATATCTACTTAGATAACCTAATATTGagctgtactagctgcaacttgaGACTGTTACCTTTTCAGTCAGATAACCAACAATAATACttactgaaaattgtcaaaaccccagacattgcacatgttaattagaggtcggTATTCTCTGTAAGTAGCagagtaacaggttgaaatcatgattgcattGGGGGTGCTGATTTTGAGTACGACCCAAAAATCAATCGACTGGATATATTAcacatactatgtgtacagctacacaaatatgtttacccacaggtgattccaTTCATGTAGAATGAAAGTTAAGTCATTGTGTTTTTACAAAACTACTTTATAAATCTTAGGGTTGCAGCTAGTTCAGCTTCAAAGCTTTGTCGTAAATCACAGcttcttttacggcaccgtccaagacacaccaccgatatttcgcagtgtcgtggaagaaatatTAGCTCTGGTTTGTAACAATGCTTTAATGGGGTCGCTTACACATTCGAAGGGGGTGACAAAGACATTGTTGTAAAACCAATAGCCCCCTACTCTCTTTTGTTACATCAGctagaaaatatatatactggtaCTCTGACTTGGAGAGAATGGACAAAGATGGAATACAAGAGAATGCATAAAGACCAACAAAccataaacataattacattaaaaaaaggTTTAAATAAAACTATTTAGTGTATATTTAGCataatgtgtgtgttttattgtcttttGTTTGTAAGATACTAATGTGCATGGAGTTTATATCTGTGAGATAGCAGAAAGTTTGCTACCAAGGACTGTATTTGACAGTCTATTTGAATATATGAACAGAAATAGACAACACACACTTCTGCAAATACCCTATCTGATAAAATCTGATATAGTGAACATGACGTgattctttatttacctctgtttcctacttttattgttatttgttgttttctgtGAGCAAGTGCCTTgttcctacatctgacacaataccataggagttcccATTCAAATCCCACACGCCGAGTGGATTTACTCAACCAATGAGAATGTGTAATATGTcaaaacatacaggtacagtacCTCAGAACACTGTTTGAAGAGAGCTTGAGCTCAGTGTgcagacaatgatgttattgtttttatCTGATAGTtctctttgtttcaatttcGATCATCAAGTGTTAaattgtaagacggattctaAGCAGATACACACAAGTACAAGTGCAAGATTTGAATCTGAACTAGGGTATTGTGTCAGATTTAGGAACAAGGTGCTCAGAAggaaaaagaacaaatgacaataaaagtaaGAAACAGAGGTAAATGAAGAAATCACACCCAGTTCACTACAtcaagattttaatcagattggcaaATATCACAAGTATACCACAGTCACACATATCCATCATGGGGGTCTGTTACATGATCTTGATGTATAACAATCAAATATTACACTAATACACAATGatttctttgtaatttttacaaatttatttcatcagtaAACAAATTATATACACATAATTCCAGTATCAAAAAAGAAACAATGgttttgcacatttttttcatcCATAAATCTCTGACTTtatgaaaacttgttttcaTAGTTGACTTGCATAGAGTAATCACTTCAATATTAAAAGAACAAGGATTAATACAGCAGGAAAAGTTCATTACAGCCACAATCATTTTCGTTACTTCAAAAAGTATTCACAATTCTATAGGACCGTTAAATGGAATGCTGAATTAGGATCAACAGAATGAAcagactgttacagtgttaataaTGTATTTTGGTTATTTTAGCTTATTTACTTGAAATCATGATCGTTTCAAAATAAATCAGCATGTAAATGAAATCACCATCACTGGTAAATTCTgagtaactacatgtaataaaggCAGTGTTATTATAGTGTTAATCAATACATTATAAAAGTGATGTGGCTATAAGTACACGCTAGCCAAAACTTTTTTCCAGTACAAAGAAGCTTGGTAACTGACACTGGCAATTTTAACTTTCATAGATACTAAGGGGCTAGATCAATGCTAttgttcaatgtaggataaaaactaaatacTTTTAGTTAGGCCCACACCccctaactaaattggccaaaattgaaaatgtttcgaCAGCACAATCGAGTTCAAATCTGTGTAGttgtatgtagtactatgaatacaaacccaGTCGTTCTTTTGTTgatactttactttattttagtgccatgcatttactctttttctatttttcaatttgacatttgtttatATAGAAATATTGCATTTAGGAGTACAAACAGATCCattgaaagtaaaattgattttgtaggatgagaactaaaatggctcaacccccc
This region of Glandiceps talaboti chromosome 4, keGlaTala1.1, whole genome shotgun sequence genomic DNA includes:
- the LOC144434119 gene encoding methylthioribose-1-phosphate isomerase-like — its product is MTLEAIKYNGELQILNQLLLPTETKYENIHTVADGWTAIKEMKVRGAPAIAIVGVLSLAVELKPKQFDSKEELKKIIHEKLEYLKTARPTAVNMTEAANRLSKLIHLICDDPSSTADSVKERYIQEAVAMLAKDVADNKSMGHYGAQDILQRCSQEKVRLLTHCNTGSLATAGYGTALGVIRAVNDLGKLERAYCTETRPYNQGSRLTAYELVHDKIPATLIADSAVAMAMKEKELSAVVVGADRVVANGDTANKIGTYQLAISAKHHGIPFYIAAPTTSIDLSLSNGKDIVIEERSHKELTMTKGFQVAPPDITCWNPAFDVTPGELITGGIITEHGVFKPDELKEKLEKRTVKKQKTS